A region of Alkalinema sp. FACHB-956 DNA encodes the following proteins:
- a CDS encoding FTR1 family protein: MDLSSALPTFVITLREGVEAALVVGIVLAYLKKARQSHLTPWVYSGVGVGLAASGLVGVLLSWFVQNLGQSNEKYGPVFEPLLEGVFSLMAIGLLSWMLIWMTQNARTLKTDVEGAIHAALNQAKAGWGVFALIFFAVIREGFETVLFISAKFQQGLVPALGALAGLAGAVAIGVMLFKLGIRLNLRKFFMMMGVLLLLIVAGLVVTALGHFDVALNALASLDRKSAALCFFQERFVKAENRACILGPMVWNFSKVLPDDRFPGVILSALFGYTQRLFMVQGVAYGVFLITVGGIYFQSLTGKVSLPFKKMARISTRG; the protein is encoded by the coding sequence ATGGACTTGAGTTCTGCATTACCCACGTTTGTTATTACCCTGCGGGAAGGGGTGGAAGCGGCATTGGTCGTTGGCATTGTTTTGGCCTATCTCAAAAAAGCACGCCAATCCCATCTAACACCTTGGGTCTATAGCGGTGTAGGCGTGGGATTGGCGGCGAGTGGCTTGGTGGGCGTGCTGCTCAGTTGGTTTGTGCAAAATTTGGGGCAATCCAATGAGAAGTATGGCCCGGTGTTTGAGCCATTGCTGGAAGGGGTCTTCAGTCTGATGGCGATCGGGCTGTTGAGCTGGATGTTGATTTGGATGACGCAAAATGCCCGCACGCTCAAGACCGATGTGGAAGGCGCGATTCATGCAGCCCTAAATCAGGCCAAGGCCGGTTGGGGCGTATTTGCGCTCATCTTTTTTGCGGTGATTCGCGAGGGCTTTGAAACGGTACTATTTATTTCAGCGAAGTTTCAGCAGGGGTTGGTACCTGCGTTGGGAGCTCTAGCTGGTCTAGCGGGTGCTGTAGCGATCGGGGTCATGTTGTTCAAGCTGGGCATTCGCTTGAATCTGCGTAAGTTTTTTATGATGATGGGGGTGTTGCTGCTGCTGATTGTGGCGGGATTGGTGGTGACAGCCCTGGGGCATTTTGATGTGGCGTTGAATGCGTTAGCCAGTCTCGATCGCAAGTCTGCGGCCTTGTGTTTCTTCCAAGAGCGCTTTGTCAAGGCGGAAAATCGGGCTTGCATTCTGGGGCCGATGGTCTGGAACTTCAGTAAGGTGTTACCGGACGATCGCTTTCCTGGGGTGATTTTGAGTGCGTTGTTTGGGTATACGCAACGGCTATTCATGGTGCAGGGTGTCGCCTACGGGGTGTTTTTGATCACGGTTGGCGGCATTTATTTTCAGAGTTTGACGGGTAAAGTGAGTCTACCGTTCAAGAAGATGGCCCGGATTTCGACGAGAGGTTAA
- the mddA gene encoding methanethiol S-methyltransferase, translated as MGRFITLIYGIVTYLIFLFTFLYAIGFVGNFLVPKTLDSGLTRSFPEACLINFLLLGLFAIQHSVMARPAFKQQWRRVIPDPIERSTYVLASSAALLLLFWQWQPMGGMIWQVNHPLGHAFLYLLCALGWLIVLGSTFVIHHFDLFGLRQVYLYWRNQSYTPIAFKTPGPYQHVRHPLYLGWLLAFWATPQMTAAHLFFAVVTTVYILVAIQFEERDLIHVHGEVYANYRSRVPMLIPLPFLHKALSKNV; from the coding sequence ATGGGCCGTTTCATTACATTGATCTACGGCATTGTCACCTATCTGATTTTTCTATTCACGTTCTTGTACGCGATCGGGTTCGTTGGCAATTTTCTGGTTCCCAAAACGCTAGACTCTGGCCTAACTCGATCGTTCCCAGAAGCTTGTCTGATCAATTTCCTACTGTTAGGTTTGTTTGCGATCCAGCATAGTGTCATGGCGCGTCCGGCCTTTAAGCAACAGTGGCGGCGGGTGATTCCAGACCCGATCGAGCGCAGTACCTATGTCCTGGCATCGAGTGCCGCGTTATTGCTCCTATTCTGGCAATGGCAACCCATGGGGGGCATGATCTGGCAGGTCAACCATCCCCTCGGGCATGCATTCCTCTACCTGCTCTGTGCCCTCGGCTGGCTGATTGTACTGGGTAGCACGTTTGTGATTCATCACTTTGATCTTTTTGGATTGCGGCAGGTCTATTTGTATTGGCGTAACCAGTCCTATACCCCGATCGCCTTCAAAACCCCAGGCCCCTATCAGCACGTTCGCCATCCCCTCTATCTCGGCTGGCTATTGGCCTTCTGGGCGACGCCCCAAATGACTGCGGCCCATCTCTTCTTTGCCGTTGTGACAACTGTTTACATCCTTGTTGCCATTCAATTTGAAGAACGGGATTTAATTCACGTCCATGGCGAAGTTTACGCGAACTATCGATCGCGGGTTCCCATGCTGATTCCATTGCCCTTCCTGCATAAGGCTCTGTCGAAAAATGTGTAA
- a CDS encoding helix-hairpin-helix domain-containing protein yields the protein MKFLKFFGLWIASCGLVVLVACNNQAPSTSTSQNTSAASTAPTEQATHADMGHSKRININAAILSELDKLEAKLGVPALSNKIQASRPYGKVEELVSKNVITQAQFDQIKDMVTIEDIQLTGEAKDVDYMVKLSLMKGHMMVAKELLDLGKPDQAEPHIGHPVEEIYADVEDQLNERNVKAFKNELIALQDRVKAGAKDANKTAEEYKASMQSIDGAIAALPETQHKDHDFVLQVINGLLDTANSEYTSAIADGKVKEAIEYQDSRGFVMYADELYKGIANQIQKEYPDSHKKIIAMMADLLKVWPTAIPPQQSVKTPEEVGTLIKQIETETKKAS from the coding sequence ATGAAATTTTTGAAGTTTTTCGGGCTATGGATTGCTTCCTGTGGGCTAGTCGTCCTAGTGGCTTGCAATAATCAAGCACCCTCGACATCCACCTCCCAAAATACCTCTGCTGCCAGTACTGCTCCCACTGAGCAAGCAACCCATGCGGATATGGGCCATAGCAAGAGAATTAATATCAACGCTGCGATTTTGTCAGAACTGGATAAGCTGGAGGCTAAGCTGGGCGTACCGGCGCTTTCCAATAAAATCCAGGCCAGTCGTCCCTACGGCAAAGTTGAAGAATTGGTGTCCAAAAACGTCATTACCCAGGCGCAGTTCGATCAGATCAAGGATATGGTGACGATCGAAGATATTCAGCTAACGGGAGAGGCGAAGGATGTCGATTACATGGTGAAGTTGAGCCTGATGAAAGGCCACATGATGGTAGCCAAGGAATTACTAGATTTGGGTAAGCCAGATCAAGCCGAACCCCACATTGGCCACCCGGTGGAAGAAATTTATGCCGATGTGGAAGATCAGCTGAATGAACGCAATGTAAAAGCCTTTAAGAATGAGTTGATTGCGCTTCAGGATCGGGTGAAGGCAGGTGCGAAGGATGCTAATAAAACTGCTGAAGAATACAAAGCATCTATGCAGTCGATCGATGGTGCGATCGCGGCGCTACCGGAGACCCAACACAAGGATCACGATTTTGTGCTGCAAGTGATTAATGGTTTGCTCGATACGGCGAATTCAGAATATACATCGGCGATCGCCGATGGCAAAGTGAAGGAAGCGATCGAATATCAGGACTCTCGCGGTTTTGTGATGTACGCCGATGAGTTGTACAAAGGCATTGCGAATCAGATTCAGAAAGAATATCCCGACAGTCACAAAAAGATTATTGCGATGATGGCGGATCTGTTGAAGGTGTGGCCTACAGCCATTCCTCCCCAGCAATCCGTAAAAACACCGGAAGAGGTGGGTACGCTGATCAAACAAATTGAAACGGAAACGAAAAAGGCATCCTAG
- a CDS encoding multicopper oxidase domain-containing protein: protein MGIDPASKTVDIKQPLFNRRQLLQAGLLLGAAGGATIGLSQLWRSRGRSATVTIPPLPQEAMHHGSGISPLKILREFDYGTVTQENGRTVREFRVEAQTGELQLNKSTKFITWNLNGRVPGPTFRATEGDRIRVIFYNKAGHSHSLHFHGTHPAAMDGVKPVRNGNVFIYEFDAEPYGVHLYHCHVAPVTRHIGKGLYGMFIIDPPQPRPPADEMVLIMAGYDTNNDNKNELYAFNGLPHAYMHQPIPIQQNQLIRLYVLNLIEFDPVATFHLHANLFRVNPTGRLLEPSYETDVITMGTAERHILEFSFKETGKFMFHPHQDAIAEAGCMGYFDVISGLPS from the coding sequence GTGGGAATTGATCCTGCGAGCAAGACCGTGGACATCAAGCAACCCTTATTCAATCGACGACAACTGCTGCAAGCTGGGCTGCTTCTGGGGGCGGCAGGGGGTGCCACGATCGGCCTCTCGCAACTGTGGCGATCGCGGGGACGATCGGCAACTGTGACCATTCCCCCCTTGCCCCAGGAGGCCATGCACCACGGGTCTGGCATCAGTCCATTAAAAATTTTGCGGGAGTTTGACTACGGTACCGTTACCCAAGAAAACGGGCGCACTGTGCGGGAATTTCGCGTCGAAGCCCAAACGGGAGAACTGCAACTCAATAAAAGCACTAAATTTATTACCTGGAATCTCAACGGTCGGGTTCCTGGCCCCACCTTTCGCGCCACTGAGGGCGATCGCATTCGGGTCATTTTTTACAACAAAGCGGGCCACTCCCACTCCCTGCATTTCCATGGAACTCACCCTGCGGCCATGGATGGCGTAAAACCCGTGCGCAATGGCAATGTCTTTATCTATGAATTTGATGCCGAACCCTACGGTGTCCATCTTTACCATTGCCACGTGGCCCCCGTCACGCGCCACATTGGCAAAGGACTCTACGGGATGTTCATCATCGATCCCCCCCAACCGCGTCCCCCAGCGGATGAAATGGTGCTCATCATGGCGGGCTATGACACTAATAACGACAACAAAAATGAACTGTATGCCTTTAATGGTCTGCCCCACGCCTATATGCATCAGCCGATCCCAATTCAGCAAAATCAACTGATTCGGCTGTATGTGCTGAACTTGATTGAGTTTGATCCCGTGGCCACCTTCCACCTCCACGCCAATTTATTTCGGGTCAACCCAACGGGGCGATTGCTAGAGCCATCCTACGAAACCGACGTGATCACCATGGGCACAGCGGAACGGCACATTCTAGAATTCAGCTTTAAGGAAACGGGGAAATTCATGTTCCATCCTCACCAAGACGCGATCGCAGAAGCAGGGTGCATGGGCTATTTCGATGTGATTTCTGGATTGCCTAGTTGA
- the ctaD gene encoding cytochrome c oxidase subunit I — translation MTNLSVDELAQIEQPLPGAPNNWQRFFSFSTDHKVIGIQYLVTSFFFFLIGGIFAMIIRGELITPEADLLDRSVYNAMFTMHGTIMLFLWTFPSLVGLSNYLVPLMIGAKDMAFPRLNAVAFWMVPVFGVILMASFWVPGGPSQSGWWAYPPVSLQNPTGHLINGQVLWLVAVAISGVSSIMGAVNFITTIARMRAPGMTWFRMPVFVWTVFAAQMIQLFGLPALTAGAVMLLLDLTVGTSFFDPAKGGDPVLFQHFFWFYSHPAVYVIILPIFGIFSEIFPVYARKPLFGYKVVAISSLVITGLSGIVWVHHMFASGTPGWMRMLFMATTMLISVPTGIKVFAWVATIWGGKLRLNTPMLFALGGLVMFVFSGVTGIMLAAVPVDIHVNNTYFVVGHFHYVIYGAVVMGLYAAFYHWFPKMTGRMYSEGLGKLHFVLTLIGTNLNFFPMHPLGLQGMPRRVASYDPEFAFWNVIASLGAFLLGMSTLPFILNMIGSWVQGETASKNPWRAIGLEWLVSSPPTVENFEELPIVISEPYGYGKTEPLVANPDRLEVAHESP, via the coding sequence ATGACCAATCTTTCGGTTGACGAGCTAGCTCAAATTGAACAACCGCTCCCCGGTGCGCCGAACAACTGGCAGCGGTTCTTTAGTTTCAGCACAGATCACAAGGTGATTGGGATTCAATATCTGGTCACCTCCTTTTTCTTCTTCTTGATTGGCGGCATCTTCGCCATGATCATTCGAGGGGAACTGATTACCCCAGAAGCCGATCTCCTCGATCGATCGGTCTACAACGCCATGTTCACCATGCATGGCACCATCATGCTGTTTCTCTGGACGTTTCCTTCCCTTGTAGGGCTATCCAATTATTTAGTGCCGCTGATGATTGGGGCTAAGGATATGGCCTTCCCACGCCTGAACGCCGTGGCCTTTTGGATGGTGCCCGTATTTGGGGTGATCTTGATGGCCAGCTTTTGGGTGCCCGGTGGCCCCTCCCAATCGGGCTGGTGGGCCTATCCTCCGGTGAGCCTTCAGAATCCAACGGGTCATCTGATCAACGGTCAAGTGCTGTGGCTGGTCGCCGTTGCGATCTCGGGGGTCTCCTCGATCATGGGGGCTGTGAACTTTATCACCACGATCGCGCGGATGCGGGCACCGGGCATGACCTGGTTTCGGATGCCGGTGTTTGTCTGGACGGTGTTTGCCGCACAAATGATTCAACTCTTTGGCTTACCCGCGCTGACTGCGGGGGCCGTCATGCTGCTGCTCGATCTCACCGTTGGCACCAGCTTTTTTGATCCCGCGAAAGGGGGCGACCCGGTGTTGTTTCAGCACTTTTTCTGGTTCTACTCCCACCCTGCCGTCTACGTGATCATCCTGCCCATTTTTGGCATCTTTTCAGAAATTTTCCCGGTCTACGCCCGCAAACCGCTCTTTGGCTACAAAGTGGTCGCGATTTCTTCCTTAGTCATCACCGGCTTGAGTGGCATTGTCTGGGTGCACCACATGTTTGCCAGTGGGACTCCCGGCTGGATGCGGATGCTGTTTATGGCCACGACAATGCTGATTTCCGTGCCGACGGGCATTAAAGTGTTTGCCTGGGTTGCAACGATCTGGGGTGGCAAACTGCGCCTGAATACCCCCATGCTCTTCGCCCTAGGCGGACTGGTGATGTTTGTTTTTTCAGGCGTGACGGGGATCATGCTGGCAGCGGTTCCCGTTGATATTCACGTCAACAATACCTATTTTGTTGTCGGTCACTTTCACTATGTGATTTACGGTGCGGTGGTCATGGGCCTGTATGCTGCCTTCTATCACTGGTTCCCCAAAATGACGGGACGGATGTATTCAGAAGGGTTGGGTAAGTTGCATTTTGTGTTGACCTTGATTGGCACGAATCTGAACTTCTTTCCCATGCATCCCCTAGGCTTGCAGGGCATGCCCCGACGGGTGGCCTCCTACGATCCAGAATTCGCCTTTTGGAATGTCATTGCCAGTCTGGGCGCATTTCTGTTGGGGATGTCTACGTTGCCCTTTATTTTGAACATGATTGGCTCCTGGGTGCAGGGGGAAACGGCGTCCAAGAACCCCTGGCGGGCGATCGGGTTGGAATGGCTGGTTTCTTCGCCCCCCACCGTTGAAAACTTTGAAGAACTCCCGATCGTCATCTCAGAACCCTACGGCTACGGTAAGACAGAGCCGTTGGTTGCCAATCCCGATCGGCTGGAGGTCGCCCATGAATCCCCTTGA
- a CDS encoding flavin prenyltransferase UbiX, protein MARPLILGVSGASGLIYAVRALKFLLEADWQIELVASKAVYMVWLEEEGIKMPADPWHQETFWREKCGVMHSGKLTCHPFGNVGANIASGSFRTVGMLVMPCSMSTVGKLAAGLSSDLLERAADVQLKEGRKLVIVPRETPFNLIHLRNLTTLAEAGAKIVPAIPAWYNHPKTIEDLVDFVVARAFDQLDIDCVPIERWKEDPTSPVPS, encoded by the coding sequence ATGGCGCGACCTTTGATTTTGGGTGTTTCTGGAGCTTCAGGGTTAATTTACGCTGTTCGAGCGCTCAAATTTTTGTTAGAAGCTGACTGGCAAATTGAATTAGTGGCCTCTAAGGCTGTCTACATGGTCTGGTTGGAGGAGGAAGGGATTAAAATGCCCGCCGATCCGTGGCATCAAGAAACTTTCTGGCGGGAAAAATGCGGAGTGATGCACAGCGGAAAACTGACCTGTCACCCCTTTGGTAACGTGGGTGCCAATATTGCCAGCGGATCCTTTCGGACGGTGGGGATGTTGGTCATGCCCTGTAGCATGAGCACCGTGGGAAAATTGGCGGCGGGCCTCAGTTCCGATTTGTTGGAACGGGCAGCGGATGTGCAACTAAAGGAAGGTCGCAAACTGGTGATTGTGCCCCGGGAAACGCCCTTTAACCTGATTCATTTACGCAATCTGACCACCTTGGCGGAAGCCGGTGCCAAGATTGTTCCGGCCATTCCGGCTTGGTATAACCATCCTAAAACGATCGAGGATTTGGTTGACTTTGTTGTTGCCCGTGCCTTTGATCAACTGGATATCGACTGTGTTCCGATCGAACGTTGGAAAGAAGATCCAACATCCCCTGTCCCTTCCTAA
- a CDS encoding heme-copper oxidase subunit III, with protein MNPLEIDASLNPESPTNPALDPHTHPEHTHDDAGNRLFGFIVFLLSESVIFLSFFAGYIVYKTTALDWLPPGVTGLAVREPAINTVVLVSSSFVIYIAERFLHAKNLWGFRVFWLLTMAMGSYFLYGQAVEWRGLPFGCTDGLFGGTFYLLTGFHGLHVLTGILLQGMMLLRSFIPGNYDRGEFGVVATSLFWHFVDVIWIILFVLIYLWQ; from the coding sequence ATGAATCCCCTTGAAATTGATGCCTCACTCAACCCAGAAAGTCCCACAAATCCGGCTCTAGACCCACACACCCACCCAGAGCACACCCACGACGACGCAGGCAACCGTCTGTTTGGCTTCATCGTCTTTCTGTTGTCGGAAAGTGTCATTTTCCTCAGCTTTTTTGCCGGATATATCGTCTACAAAACCACTGCTTTGGACTGGTTGCCTCCCGGCGTCACGGGCTTGGCAGTCCGGGAACCCGCAATTAACACGGTGGTTTTAGTTTCCAGTAGTTTTGTCATCTACATTGCTGAACGGTTTCTCCATGCCAAAAATCTTTGGGGATTTCGGGTGTTCTGGTTGCTGACGATGGCCATGGGCAGCTATTTCCTCTACGGCCAGGCGGTGGAATGGCGCGGCCTACCCTTTGGGTGTACCGATGGGTTGTTCGGGGGAACCTTTTATCTCCTGACGGGATTTCACGGCTTGCATGTGCTAACCGGAATTTTATTGCAGGGGATGATGTTGCTGCGATCGTTTATCCCTGGTAATTACGATCGGGGTGAGTTTGGGGTGGTAGCCACCTCTCTGTTTTGGCACTTTGTCGATGTCATCTGGATTATTTTATTTGTGCTGATTTATCTGTGGCAGTAA
- a CDS encoding DUF2584 family protein — protein sequence MGMPCQVNSIVKLKADEFPMSLTQETVHTAQKSGYRIYPIDVPLQLVDDQWQAQGEVIIQQLTWESQRTTIVYRIHRCYEVPFAVK from the coding sequence ATGGGAATGCCCTGCCAGGTGAATAGTATTGTGAAACTGAAGGCGGACGAGTTTCCCATGTCCCTGACCCAGGAAACGGTTCACACTGCCCAGAAAAGCGGATACCGCATTTATCCGATCGATGTTCCGTTGCAACTGGTAGATGACCAATGGCAAGCCCAGGGAGAAGTGATCATTCAACAACTCACCTGGGAAAGCCAGAGAACCACGATCGTCTATCGTATCCATCGCTGCTACGAGGTTCCCTTCGCAGTTAAGTAA
- a CDS encoding (2Fe-2S) ferredoxin domain-containing protein — MGKQAALKRHQETQCRLAGQFLGFWYKRDGQIKGLRLQTSLGEQEIKLSKPLRSQLATMLTPGSWVETICDRRIDFTTGMVVLKVQSIESISLHRSTLNKALDKALDKALNQTLDKALDKALDQTPDQAPSAQPVAAVTPFAAVTPFVQPASPCKKMKILMCQKSDCMKRQGKAVCRALEAALDDRQLTEFVQVKGTGCLKHCKSGPNLVVDKVRYSKVKPEEVPDLIDQHFVAQLAAS, encoded by the coding sequence GTGGGTAAGCAAGCCGCTCTCAAACGTCATCAAGAAACGCAATGTCGCCTTGCAGGACAGTTTCTCGGGTTTTGGTACAAGCGAGATGGCCAAATCAAAGGACTCCGGCTGCAAACATCGCTGGGTGAACAGGAGATCAAGCTGAGTAAACCCCTGCGCAGCCAACTGGCAACGATGCTGACCCCAGGAAGCTGGGTGGAAACCATTTGCGATCGTCGAATCGATTTCACAACGGGGATGGTCGTTCTTAAGGTGCAGTCCATTGAATCCATCAGCCTGCATCGTTCAACGCTCAATAAAGCTCTAGATAAAGCTCTAGATAAAGCTCTCAATCAAACTCTAGACAAAGCTCTAGATAAAGCCTTAGATCAAACCCCAGATCAAGCCCCTAGCGCTCAGCCAGTTGCTGCCGTTACGCCTTTTGCTGCTGTTACGCCTTTTGTGCAACCTGCATCCCCCTGCAAAAAAATGAAGATTTTGATGTGCCAAAAATCCGATTGCATGAAGCGGCAGGGCAAAGCGGTGTGTCGAGCCTTGGAAGCGGCTTTGGACGATCGGCAATTAACGGAATTTGTCCAAGTCAAGGGAACCGGGTGTCTGAAGCATTGTAAGTCTGGGCCGAACTTAGTGGTGGATAAGGTGCGCTACAGCAAAGTCAAGCCGGAGGAAGTGCCGGACTTAATCGATCAGCACTTCGTTGCACAACTAGCCGCCAGTTAG
- a CDS encoding GMC family oxidoreductase — MIIDDQIYDLIIVGTGAGGGTLAAKLAPTGKKILILERGDFMPLEEQNRSNVDIFKRERYHAPEQWYDNYGEPFSPQMNYAIGGNTKIYGAVLTRFRAQDFEAVKHQSGVSPEWGVKYADFEPYYTEAERLYKVHGQVGADPTEPPHSQDYPFPAIDHDPQMAAIVETLTQQNLHPAPLPLGLTRQTDDPTNDSEVSGIVPALQHPNVTLKTGAKVVCLHTNPSGRAVKGVEAEIAGQSYLFLADLVVLACGAVNSAALLLRSRNDCHPNGLANSSGLVGRNLMKSLMTVVVQLSTQTNSGAFPKTVCVNDFYGSDRDFPYPMGHIQNAGGLLTDIIFAEAPPMFSVLAKFLPGFGLKQLATRSIGWWAQTEDLPDSNNRVHLDGNKLTIDYTPNNIEAHDRLIYRWTDVLKTVEKELDGFQRGFIHPRGEIPIQVMANQCGTCRFGTDPQTSVLDLNCRSHDIDNLYVVDSSFFPSNASVSPALTIIANALRVGDHLIEQMQ; from the coding sequence ATGATTATCGATGACCAAATTTACGATCTAATTATTGTTGGCACAGGGGCGGGGGGCGGCACCCTGGCTGCAAAGCTGGCTCCCACGGGCAAAAAGATTTTGATCCTAGAACGGGGGGATTTCATGCCCCTGGAAGAGCAAAACCGCAGCAACGTCGATATCTTTAAGCGGGAACGCTACCATGCCCCCGAGCAGTGGTACGACAACTATGGGGAACCGTTTTCCCCGCAGATGAATTACGCGATCGGGGGCAACACCAAAATCTATGGTGCCGTGCTAACGCGATTTCGGGCCCAGGACTTTGAAGCGGTCAAGCATCAGTCAGGCGTCTCTCCGGAGTGGGGCGTCAAGTATGCGGACTTTGAACCTTACTACACCGAAGCCGAGCGGCTGTATAAAGTGCATGGGCAGGTGGGGGCCGATCCGACTGAACCACCCCACAGCCAGGACTATCCCTTCCCCGCGATCGACCACGATCCCCAGATGGCAGCCATTGTAGAAACTCTCACCCAGCAAAATTTGCACCCGGCTCCGCTGCCGCTGGGATTAACCCGGCAAACGGATGATCCCACCAATGATTCCGAAGTGAGTGGCATTGTCCCCGCCTTGCAGCATCCCAATGTCACCCTAAAAACGGGGGCAAAGGTGGTTTGCTTGCACACCAATCCCTCGGGTCGCGCTGTCAAAGGGGTAGAAGCAGAAATCGCTGGCCAATCCTATCTGTTTCTGGCCGATCTGGTGGTGCTGGCCTGCGGAGCAGTGAACTCCGCTGCGCTGCTTTTGCGATCGCGCAATGACTGCCACCCCAACGGTTTGGCCAATAGTTCCGGCTTAGTCGGACGCAACCTGATGAAAAGCTTGATGACGGTCGTGGTGCAACTGAGTACCCAGACTAATTCCGGCGCGTTTCCCAAAACCGTTTGTGTCAATGATTTCTATGGCAGCGATCGCGATTTTCCCTATCCCATGGGACATATTCAAAACGCGGGAGGCTTACTCACGGATATCATCTTTGCGGAAGCGCCCCCCATGTTTTCAGTGTTAGCAAAATTTCTGCCAGGGTTTGGCCTGAAGCAGTTAGCCACACGATCGATCGGTTGGTGGGCACAAACGGAGGATTTACCTGATTCCAACAACCGGGTGCACCTAGACGGCAACAAACTGACTATTGACTACACCCCCAACAACATTGAAGCCCACGATCGCTTAATTTATCGCTGGACGGACGTGCTCAAAACCGTGGAGAAAGAACTGGACGGGTTTCAACGGGGGTTTATCCATCCGCGCGGTGAAATTCCGATTCAAGTAATGGCAAATCAGTGTGGAACCTGTCGCTTTGGCACAGATCCGCAAACATCAGTGTTAGATCTGAATTGCCGCAGCCATGACATCGATAATCTCTACGTTGTCGATAGCAGTTTTTTCCCATCCAATGCTAGTGTGAGTCCTGCATTGACCATCATCGCCAATGCCTTGCGCGTCGGTGATCATTTAATTGAGCAGATGCAATAG